A region of the Drosophila subobscura isolate 14011-0131.10 chromosome J, UCBerk_Dsub_1.0, whole genome shotgun sequence genome:
AGAtccactgcctgctgcaggagcagcagcagcaggcggtggcCGCCATGGCAGCACATcacaacagccaacaggcgGGCGGGGGTGGACAGAGTGGCGGTCCTGGTGGCATGGGCGGCATGCCGAACGGTGTGAAGGGCATGTCCAGTCAGGGTtcagcggctgcggctgctgctctgggcATGCTCGGCCATCCCGGCGGATACCCGGGACTCTatgcagccgccgcagccggTGGTGGGGGTCCCCGCACGAAGGAGGAGCTCATGATGCTGGGACTGGAGGCCAGCGGGGATTACGGCATGCTGAAGCATCCCTCAGTGGTGGCCTCGCCGTCCGTCAGCTCTCCCGACTCCCACAACTCCGACAGCTCCGTGGAAGTGAGTGTTCGTGGCAATCCGCTGCTCCATTTGGGATCCAAACCGAATGCAGCGGGGAGGTGGAGGTTCCTCCTCCACTCCCGGTGGGGATGTCAGCCAATCGTCGAGCACGGCGCCGGGCAGGCCGCCACAGTTGCAGCGCAAGGATCTGCCACCGTTCCACCTGCCGCTGTCCTTTCCCGGTCTTGGCTCGATGTCTGTGATGCCGCCGCCCGCCTTTCTGCCGCCCTCGCATCTCCTCTTCCCCGGCTACCATCCCGCCCTCTATCAGCATCATCAGGGTCTGCTGAAGCCCACgcccgagcagcagcaacagcatgccgccgtggcagcagccgccgttCAGCATCTCTTTAATTCGAGCAGCGCCGCGAGTCAGCGTGGATTTGCGCCGACAGCGTCGTCCTCACCGTTTGGCAATCATCATCCGCTGCACCAcaagggggaggaggaggcgccacTGGGACACCCgcacaaccacagcaacagccagaatcagagccagcaccagcaccagcaccacatcTTGGCCAATGGCGGTAAGGGAGTGTCGGCAGCGGCGGATGAGTTGACAAAACGCTTCTATCTGGATGCCGTTCTCAAGTCGCAGCAGCATGGAAGTCCCCCGCCCATGGCCACGAAGCTGGCGCCACTGCAGCACAGCAAACAGGACTATTCCATATCCGCTTTGGTCACTCCCAACTCggagagcggcggcagccactCGAGGGTCAAGAGCAGGCAAAGCAATGGGGGacaggaggaagaggaggaggatatAGCGAGGGAGGATGCTAGTGATAAAGAGGAGTTGGTCGATGAAACAGATGGGGAGGAGAACGGTGAAGATGAAGAGGATCTGGTGGTGTCCATGACGCCGCC
Encoded here:
- the LOC117894646 gene encoding LOW QUALITY PROTEIN: knirps-related protein (The sequence of the model RefSeq protein was modified relative to this genomic sequence to represent the inferred CDS: inserted 2 bases in 1 codon) — translated: MMNQDNPYAMNQTCKVCGEPAAGFHFGAFTCEGCKSFFGRSYNNLSSISDCKNNGECIINKKNRTACKACRLKKCLMVGMSKSGSRYGRRSNWFKIHCLLQEQQQQAVAAMAAHHNSQQAGGGGQSGGPGGMGGMPNGVKGMSSQGSAAAAAALGMLGHPGGYPGLYAAAAAGGGGPRTKEELMMLGLEASGDYGMLKHPSVVASPSVSSPDSHNSDSSVEVSVRGNPLLHLGSKPNAAGXGGGSSSTPGGDVSQSSSTAPGRPPQLQRKDLPPFHLPLSFPGLGSMSVMPPPAFLPPSHLLFPGYHPALYQHHQGLLKPTPEQQQQHAAVAAAAVQHLFNSSSAASQRGFAPTASSSPFGNHHPLHHKGEEEAPLGHPHNHSNSQNQSQHQHQHHILANGGKGVSAAADELTKRFYLDAVLKSQQHGSPPPMATKLAPLQHSKQDYSISALVTPNSESGGSHSRVKSRQSNGGQEEEEEDIAREDASDKEELVDETDGEENGEDEEDLVVSMTPPHSPAQQQQQQDEPQEDKELEPPPSVAQDNPIDLSMKTTGSSLSSKSSCQDIDVEPPEMASSNEVEPPELPSDQSKRIEDEEVDAEEDVKVTAEEEEEEEEIVDAKEEQQKQTHNNNNNNNSISSNNNNSNKNNNNNNISINSLSDNEASDTIKRKLDELIEEASGGKRLRLSEASTVKALALDLTTKV